The following coding sequences lie in one Lepidochelys kempii isolate rLepKem1 chromosome 18, rLepKem1.hap2, whole genome shotgun sequence genomic window:
- the LOC140900098 gene encoding arylacetamide deacetylase-like 4 isoform X1 encodes MEFAYALLVLILAVFIAAFILLVVGTIYFDFSNSEIPLGVDQPVKLRIVHSILIGTAVLGKILEKLGLCSQLGFTRYMRRGKKLGEDPKLFMKDLQFGKVPVRIYQPRVPSAGRRRGVLYFHGGGWMFGSINAYETVCRYIARESESVVVSVEYRLAPEHTYPAQYEDCLTATTRFMKTAEDYGVDPARIIISGDSAGGNLAAAVCQTLVSRPDLPKVHAQILIYPCLQAIDFDLPSYQQNCGVPILFRERMAFYVLQYLKGDASFLEDVLEGSHMPVDVKLKFRKWLSADNILKEFKVRGYKPKVPIECSNEVYEALKKFCEPAFSPLLAEDAVVRQLPESFILTCEYDVLRDDALLYKKRLEDSGVPVTWYHIDNGFHGIISLFDNGRLSFPAGKKGLDNIVNFLRSL; translated from the exons ATGGAGTTTGCTTATGCGCTGCTGGTGTTAATATTGGCAGTTTTCATTGCTGCTTTCATATTGTTAGTTGTGGGGacaatttattttgatttctccAACTCAGAAATCCCTCTTGGAGTGGACCAACCTGTAAAGCTCCGAATCGTTCACAGTATTTTGATTGGCACAGCGGTTCTG GGGAAGATTTTGGAGAAGCTGGGTCTGTGCAGTCAACTTGGCTTCACCCGCTATATGCGACGGGGAAAGAAATTAGGGGAGGACCCAAAGCTCTTCATGAAGGACCTGCAGTTTGGGAAGGTGCCAGTGAGGATTTACCAGCCTAGAGTGCCTTCTGCTGGCCGAAGGAGAGGAGTCCTCTACTTCCATGGAGGAGGCTGGATGTTTGGAAGCATTA ATGCCTATGAAACTGTGTGCCGCTATATCGCCAGAGAAAGTGAATCGGTGGTCGTGTCTGTTGA GTATCGTCTGGCACCAGAGCACACGTACCCAGCACAGTATGAGGACTGTCTCACTGCTACCACCCGCTTTATGAAGACTGCAGAAGACTATGGAGTGGATCCTGCCCGTATTATCATTAGTGGGGACAGTGCTGGGGGCaatcttgctgctgctgtttgccaAACACTAGTGAGTAGACCAGACCTTCCAAAGGTGCATGCTCAGATTTTGATCTATCCATGCCTCCAGGCAATAGACTTCGATTTGCCATCATATCAGCAAAACTGTGGAGTCCCCATCTTGTTCAGGGAACGCATGGCTTTTTATGTTCTGCAGTACCTCAAGGGGGATGCATCATTTTTGGAAGATGTCCTGGAGGGTTCCCATATGCCTGTAGACGTAAAATTGAAGTTTAGAAAATGGCTAAGTGCAGACAATATCCTTAAGGAATTTAAGGTCAGAGGATACAAACCAAAGGTGCCCATCGAATGCTCAAATGAAGTTTATGAGGCACTTAAAAAATTTTGTGAGCCAGCTTTTTCCCCACTTCTCGCTGAAGATGCTGTTGTTCGCCAGCTCCCTGAGTCATTCATCTTGACCTGTGAGTATGACGTGCTTAGGGATGATGCCCTGTTATACAAGAAGCGATTAGAGGACAGTGGTGTGCCAGTGACCTGGTACCACATTGACAATGGATTCCATGGAATCATAAGCCTGTTTGATAATGGCAGGTTGTCATTTCCAGCTGGAAAAAAGGGACTGGACAACATTGTAAACTTTCTCAGAAGCTTATAA
- the LOC140900223 gene encoding arylacetamide deacetylase-like 4 — MELVYFLFTIAAEILIVSFTLVAAWAIYYDLSNSEIPPGVEQPGKLRILHCLMVIVCFLGKIFERLGFCSEINFIRYTQDGKSLQEDPKLFIKDLQFEEVPVRVYQPRAPSVCRRRGIIYLHGGGWMFGSINSYDRVCRYFARESESVVVSVGYRLAPEHKYPSQFRDCLTASVHFMRTAEDYGVDSACVIISGDSVGGTLAAVVCQALVSRPNFPKPLAQILIYPGLQAIDFYLPSYQQNCAVPLLYREHVIGCCLKYLEKDFSVLENVMEGTHVPLDVKQKCGRWVNPDNIPEEFKARGYKPHLPTSYSDEVYEAAKVAFETTFSPLLAEESIVSQLPLSYILTCEYDVLRDDGLLYKKRLEDSGVPVTWYHVKDGFHGVISLFDFGILSFRSGKKAMDDIVNFLKSL, encoded by the exons ATGGAGCTTGTTTACTTCTTGTTCACAATTGCAGCAGAAATATTGATTGTTTCTTTTACTCTGGTGGCAGCATGGGCAATTTATTATGATCTCTCCAATTCAGAAATCCCTCCTGGAGTCGAGCAACCTGGAAAGCTTCGCATCCTTCATTGCCTGATGGTTATTGTATGTTTTCTG GGTAAGATTTTTGAGCGTCTGGGTTTCTGCTCTGAGATCAACTTCATCCGCTACACACAAGATGGAAAAAGCCTGCAGGAGGACCCCAAACTCTTCATAAAGGACCTGCAGTTTGAGGAGGTGCCAGTGAGGGTTTACCAGCCTAGAGCGCCTTCTGTTTGCCGAAGGAGAGGCATCATCTACTTGCATGGAGGAGGCTGGATGTTTGGAAGCATTA ATTCCTATGACAGAGTGTGCCGCTATTTTGCCAGAGAAAGCGAATCAGTGGTGGTGTCTGTTGG GTATCGTTTGGCTCCTGAGCACAAGTATCCATCTCAATTTAGGGACTGTCTCACTGCCAGCGTACACTTTATGAGGACGGCAGAAGACTATGGGGTGGATTCTGCCTGTGTTATTATTAGTGGGGACAGCGTTGGAGGCACTCTTGCTGCTGTTGTTTGCCAAGCATTAGTGAGCAGACCGAATTTTCCAAAGCCACTTGCTCAGATTTTGATTTATCCAGGCCTTCAGGCAAttgatttttatttgccttcataTCAGCAAAACTGTGCAGTGCCCCTCCTGTACCGAGAGCACGTTATCGGCTGTTGTCTGAAGTATCTGGAGAAGGACTTCTCAGTATTGGAAAATGTCATGGAGGGGACTCATGTTCCTCTGGACGTGAAACAGAAGTGTGGGAGATGGGTAAATCCAGACAATATCCCTGaggagtttaaggccagaggcTACAAACCACATTTGCCCACTTCATACTCAGATGAAGTCTATGAGGCGGCTAAAGTGGCTTTTGAGACAACTTTTTCACCTCTTCTGGCTGAAGAGTCCATTGTCAGCCAGCTCCCCCTGTCTTATATTTTAACGTGTGAATACGATGTGCTTCGGGATGATGGACTGCTCTACAAGAAACGGTTAGAAGACAGTGGTGTCCCTGTGACTTGGTACCACGTTAAAGATGGCTTCCATGGAGTGATAAGCCTATTTGATTTTGGGATTCTATCATTTCGCTCTGGTAAAAAAGCAATGGATGACATTGTAAACTTTCTAAAAAGCTTatga